A genome region from Methylobacterium sp. FF17 includes the following:
- a CDS encoding PetM family of cytochrome b6f complex subunit 7, whose protein sequence is MIRFLSRFLGLVFLAAGFVCLVYDGARSIANNGVRVTSVSDLAFTLFKDRASALQGSVEAVAPWLWQILVLPLTLAPAALIGLVIGAVLLWIGQPARERIGFLSGP, encoded by the coding sequence ATGATCCGTTTCTTGAGCCGCTTCCTCGGCCTCGTCTTCCTCGCGGCCGGCTTCGTCTGCCTCGTCTATGATGGTGCCCGCTCCATCGCGAACAACGGGGTGCGCGTCACCAGCGTCAGCGACCTCGCCTTCACCCTGTTCAAGGACAGGGCGAGCGCCCTCCAGGGCAGCGTCGAGGCCGTGGCGCCATGGCTCTGGCAGATCCTGGTGCTGCCCCTGACCCTGGCGCCCGCCGCCCTGATCGGTCTCGTGATCGGCGCCGTCCTGCTCTGGATCGGCCAGCCGGCCCGCGAGCGCATCGGCTTCCTCAGCGGGCCCTGA
- a CDS encoding ABC transporter ATP-binding protein — translation MIRFEGVSKRFPGAGRAAVEALDLVVPEGSVCALIGPSGCGKSTTLRMVNRLVEPDRGRVLVGGADVARGDPVLLRRRIGYVLQGVGLFPHRSVADNIATVPGLLGWTRARIADRVEAMLDLVGLDPAAYRHRRPHELSGGQRQRVGVARALAADPPILLMDEPFGAVDPVARDRLQVEIGAILRRLGKTVLIVTHDIDEAMRMGTRVVLMREGRIVQADTPERILAHPADADVAEFVGQDRALRRLALISAGTLAVPGAAPDAPTIASEASLRDALALLLATGGERLAITGDGSPAHLTLAAIRARAAQASD, via the coding sequence GTGATCCGCTTCGAGGGCGTCAGCAAGCGGTTTCCCGGTGCGGGGCGCGCGGCCGTCGAGGCCCTCGACCTCGTGGTCCCGGAGGGGAGCGTGTGCGCCCTGATCGGCCCCTCGGGCTGCGGCAAGTCCACGACTCTGCGCATGGTCAACCGCCTCGTCGAGCCGGATCGCGGGCGGGTGCTCGTGGGCGGCGCGGACGTGGCACGGGGCGACCCCGTCCTGCTGCGGCGGCGCATCGGCTACGTGCTCCAGGGCGTCGGCCTGTTTCCCCACCGCAGCGTCGCCGACAACATCGCCACCGTGCCGGGCTTGCTCGGCTGGACGCGAGCCCGGATCGCCGACCGCGTCGAGGCGATGCTCGACCTCGTGGGCCTTGATCCCGCCGCGTACCGCCACCGCCGTCCGCACGAGCTGTCCGGCGGCCAGCGCCAGCGCGTCGGCGTGGCCCGGGCGCTCGCCGCCGATCCGCCGATCCTCCTCATGGACGAGCCCTTCGGCGCCGTGGACCCGGTCGCCCGCGACCGGCTGCAGGTGGAGATCGGCGCGATCCTGAGGCGCCTCGGCAAGACCGTGCTCATCGTCACCCACGACATCGACGAGGCGATGCGGATGGGCACCCGCGTCGTGCTGATGCGGGAGGGGCGCATCGTCCAGGCCGACACGCCGGAGCGCATCCTCGCCCATCCCGCCGATGCCGATGTCGCCGAGTTCGTCGGCCAGGACCGGGCCTTGCGCCGCCTCGCGCTGATCTCCGCCGGAACCCTCGCGGTTCCGGGCGCTGCGCCGGACGCCCCCACGATCGCGTCGGAGGCCTCGCTGCGGGACGCGCTGGCCCTGCTCCTCGCCACCGGCGGCGAGCGCCTCGCCATCACCGGCGACGGGTCCCCGGCGCACCTCACCCTCGCGGCGATCCGCGCGCGGGCGGCGCAGGCGTCGGACTGA
- a CDS encoding invasion associated locus b family protein — protein sequence MLPVLRRGLQLGAATFVLAGPASLIGAPHPFAAKPALAQEAAPEGAEPPAKARRRGRERAAKAPVTAPGMQQATPVAIFGDWNVFANGQGKTRVCYAIAQPQTRSPKTLKRDTAYLFVTVRKAENVANEVAVMLGFPAKPASSQAPASSQARANAGPAPTDPTLNLGATRYGLVTKENNAWLQNPAEETRVVTEMTRTAKLQIKTTSMRGSSTSDEYALAGFADAMKRAREECK from the coding sequence ATGCTTCCTGTTCTGCGGCGCGGTCTCCAGCTCGGGGCCGCCACGTTCGTCCTGGCGGGTCCCGCCTCTCTGATCGGCGCGCCTCACCCCTTCGCGGCCAAGCCGGCCCTAGCGCAGGAGGCGGCTCCGGAAGGGGCCGAGCCCCCCGCCAAGGCGCGCCGGCGCGGCCGCGAGCGGGCGGCGAAGGCTCCCGTCACCGCCCCCGGCATGCAGCAGGCGACACCGGTGGCGATCTTCGGCGACTGGAACGTCTTCGCCAACGGCCAGGGCAAGACGCGGGTGTGCTACGCCATCGCCCAGCCCCAGACGCGCTCGCCCAAGACCCTGAAGCGCGACACCGCCTACCTGTTCGTCACCGTGCGCAAGGCCGAGAACGTGGCCAACGAGGTCGCGGTGATGCTGGGCTTCCCGGCCAAGCCTGCCAGCAGCCAGGCCCCCGCCAGCAGCCAGGCCAGGGCCAATGCCGGCCCGGCTCCCACCGATCCGACCCTGAACCTCGGGGCCACCCGCTACGGCCTCGTGACGAAGGAGAACAACGCCTGGCTCCAGAACCCGGCCGAGGAGACGCGCGTGGTCACGGAGATGACGCGGACCGCCAAGCTCCAGATCAAGACTACCTCGATGCGGGGCAGCTCCACCAGCGACGAGTATGCCCTGGCCGGTTTCGCCGACGCGATGAAACGCGCCCGCGAGGAGTGCAAGTAG
- the argH gene encoding argininosuccinate lyase, protein MSNRMWGGRFASGPAEIMEEINASIGFDKRLAPQDIRGSLAHVAMLGDAGILPSADVAAIQDGLKAVREEIEAGSFVFKRELEDIHMSVESRLTEIVGPAAGRLHTARSRNDQVATDMKLWVRDTLDSLDAQAADLQRALAEKALTHAATVMPGFTHLQSAQPVTFGHHCLAYVEMLARDRGRFRDARARLNECPLGAAALAGTSFPIDRHATAAALGFDRPTANSLDSVADRDFALESLAAASICAVHLSRFAEELVVWTSAQFNFVRLSDGYTTGSSIMPQKRNPDAAELVRAKSGRVIGALTGLLIVMKGLPLAYSKDMQEDKEGTFDALQALSLCLAAMTGMVRDLEPNAEVLARAAGSGYATATDLADWLVRELGLPFREAHHVTGRLVGAASARNVGLEELSLPEMQEAEPRITDAVYAVLGVGNSVSSRTSYGGTAPDNVRAQASRWLAVLGNA, encoded by the coding sequence ATGAGCAACCGGATGTGGGGCGGGCGCTTCGCGAGCGGCCCCGCCGAGATCATGGAGGAGATCAACGCCTCCATCGGGTTCGACAAGCGCCTCGCGCCCCAGGATATCCGCGGCTCACTGGCGCATGTGGCGATGCTGGGCGATGCCGGCATCCTGCCATCCGCCGATGTGGCCGCGATTCAGGACGGCCTCAAGGCCGTGCGTGAGGAAATCGAGGCGGGCAGCTTCGTGTTCAAGCGCGAACTCGAAGACATCCACATGTCGGTCGAGAGCCGGCTCACCGAGATCGTCGGTCCCGCCGCCGGGCGCCTGCACACCGCGCGCTCGCGCAACGACCAGGTCGCCACCGACATGAAGCTCTGGGTGCGCGACACCCTCGACAGCCTCGACGCGCAGGCCGCCGACCTTCAGCGGGCGCTCGCCGAGAAGGCGCTGACCCACGCCGCAACCGTGATGCCGGGCTTCACCCACCTGCAATCGGCCCAGCCCGTGACCTTCGGGCACCATTGCCTCGCCTATGTGGAGATGTTGGCGCGCGACCGCGGCCGATTCCGCGATGCCCGCGCCCGTCTGAACGAGTGCCCCCTCGGAGCGGCCGCGCTCGCCGGCACCTCGTTCCCCATCGACCGGCATGCCACGGCCGCTGCCCTCGGCTTCGACCGCCCCACCGCGAACTCCCTCGATTCCGTGGCCGACCGCGACTTCGCCCTCGAATCGCTCGCCGCCGCCTCGATCTGCGCGGTTCACCTCTCGCGCTTCGCCGAGGAACTCGTGGTCTGGACCTCGGCCCAGTTCAACTTCGTGCGCCTGTCGGACGGCTACACCACCGGCTCCTCGATCATGCCGCAGAAGCGCAACCCGGACGCCGCCGAGTTGGTGCGGGCGAAATCCGGCCGGGTCATCGGCGCGCTTACCGGCCTCCTCATCGTGATGAAGGGCCTGCCGCTCGCCTATTCGAAGGACATGCAGGAGGACAAGGAGGGCACCTTCGATGCGCTCCAGGCCCTGTCCCTGTGTCTGGCCGCGATGACCGGCATGGTGCGCGACCTCGAACCCAATGCCGAGGTGCTCGCCCGCGCCGCCGGCTCCGGCTACGCCACCGCCACGGACCTCGCCGACTGGCTGGTGCGCGAACTCGGCCTGCCGTTCCGGGAGGCGCACCATGTCACCGGCCGCCTCGTCGGCGCGGCTTCTGCCCGCAACGTCGGTCTGGAGGAGCTGTCGCTGCCTGAGATGCAGGAGGCCGAACCCCGCATCACCGACGCGGTCTATGCCGTGCTCGGCGTCGGGAATTCGGTCTCGAGCCGCACCAGCTACGGCGGCACCGCGCCCGACAACGTGCGGGCGCAGGCCTCGCGCTGGCTCGCGGTCCTCGGAAACGCGTAG
- the tlpA gene encoding thiol:disulfide interchange protein TlpA, with product MPGRTAALTAGAVLVAALGAGLAVYGTGSTGGNSAPCAGSAAAAARIAPLARGAVAALEVASAPVPAPALAFKGPDGSETTLAAVTGLRLVNLWATWCAPCKAEMPALDRLQARLGGADFSVVAINVDTRNLDVPPTWLKQNGIARLAYYADPGGRVLPAIQKATGSLGLPTTLLVDGHGCTLGVMKGPAEWDGADGIKLIAAALGRD from the coding sequence ATGCCCGGTCGCACGGCCGCCCTGACGGCTGGGGCCGTCCTCGTCGCCGCGCTCGGGGCGGGGCTTGCCGTATACGGGACGGGCTCGACCGGCGGCAACTCCGCTCCCTGTGCGGGCTCCGCCGCGGCGGCGGCCCGGATCGCGCCCCTGGCGCGGGGTGCGGTGGCGGCCCTCGAGGTCGCGTCGGCGCCGGTTCCCGCGCCCGCCCTCGCTTTCAAGGGGCCGGACGGGTCCGAGACGACCCTCGCCGCGGTGACGGGCCTGCGGCTGGTGAACCTGTGGGCGACCTGGTGCGCGCCCTGCAAGGCGGAGATGCCGGCCCTCGACCGGCTTCAGGCGCGGCTCGGGGGAGCGGACTTCTCGGTGGTGGCGATCAACGTCGACACCCGCAACCTCGACGTGCCCCCGACCTGGCTGAAACAGAACGGCATCGCCCGGCTCGCCTACTACGCCGATCCGGGTGGGCGCGTGCTGCCGGCGATCCAGAAGGCCACGGGATCCCTCGGCCTGCCCACGACCCTCCTGGTCGATGGGCACGGCTGCACCCTCGGTGTGATGAAGGGCCCGGCGGAGTGGGACGGCGCCGACGGGATCAAGCTGATCGCCGCAGCACTCGGGCGGGACTGA